The DNA region TCGGTGCGGCGCTGGTGGCGCTCGAGTGGTGGGAGAAGGGCGGCCGCTCCGAGTTCCGGGGCTTCGAGGCCATCCAGAAGCTGAACTACCAGACCACGACCTCCACCGAGACCGTCTGCCATTGGTGCCCGGTGACCTGCCAGCGGAGCTTCATCGACGTGGAGCTCGACGGCGGCAAGGGCCGCACCTGGAGCGGCGTGCCGCTGCAGGTGGGCTGGGAGCGTGTCATCGTCAACAACTCCTGTCCCAAGGGGCTGGTGGAAGACGCCAACGAGATGAAGGTCATCAAAGCGGAAATGGAAAAGACGAGGCATGATTTCCCGAACGTTGCCGACCTGGTTCGGAAAGAAGCGTTCAAGCGCGTCGCGGTCAGCGCCTGACCGCTCGAAGCTGCGCGTCGGCATTCCCAAGGTCTTGAACGTGTGGACCACCCATCAGTTCTGGGTGGGCTTCCTCCAGGACCTGGGGCTCAAGCCGCACAACATCGTCTTCAGCTCCGACACCTCGGAGGAGCAGTTCCGGGAGCACGGCAAGGGCCGCGTCACCGTGGACTGCTGCTATCCGGTGAAGGCGATCGCCGGGCACTACGGCGAGCTCGTCTTCGGGCAGAAGCAGAAGATCGACGTGCTGCTGAGCCCGATGATCTACTCGCTGCCCTCGGTGCTGCGCGGCCACGTGAAGGACACCCTCACCTGCACCCGGGTCATGGCCGGGCCGGAGAACATCAAGGCCGGCTTCGTCAAGGAGCGCGACCTCTTCGCCGACAACGGTGTGGCCTACGTCTCGCCCTTCGTTTCCCTGGCCGAGCCCGAGATGGTGCCGATGCAGCTGTTCGAGTCGATGAAGGACGCGTTGCACCTGACCTATCCCGAAACGCAACGTGCCGCGCAGGCGGGCTTCCGCACTCTGGAAGCCTTCAACCGCAAGGCCCGCCAGCAGTCCCGGGACGTCCTCGCCTGGTGCGCCCGGGAGAAGCGGGCCTGCATGCTCGTCCTCGGCCGGCCTTATCACATGGACACGGGGATCGGGCACGAGATCGAGGTCGAGCTGCAAGCGCACGGCTATCCCATGCTGTGGTTGCAGTACTTGCCCGTGGACGACGACCTCATGGAGTGGATGTTCGGGGAGGAGGTGCGCGCCGGCCGCATCAAGAGCCCCTTCGACATCCGCGACGTCTGGGGGAGCTCCTACAGCAGCAACACCAACGAGATCCTCTGGGGCGCCAAG from Candidatus Krumholzibacteriia bacterium includes:
- a CDS encoding acyl-CoA dehydratase activase-related protein, with amino-acid sequence MWTTHQFWVGFLQDLGLKPHNIVFSSDTSEEQFREHGKGRVTVDCCYPVKAIAGHYGELVFGQKQKIDVLLSPMIYSLPSVLRGHVKDTLTCTRVMAGPENIKAGFVKERDLFADNGVAYVSPFVSLAEPEMVPMQLFESMKDALHLTYPETQRAAQAGFRTLEAFNRKARQQSRDVLAWCAREKRACMLVLGRPYHMDTGIGHEIEVELQAHGYPMLWLQYLPVDDDLMEWMFGEEVRAGRIKSPFDIRDVWGSSYSSNTNEILWGAKVAARCPWITCVIRLSSYECGMDQPTYTPTQKIIEASGTLFFKFGDLDSTKPAGSVKIRVETIVHYAGKYSGEIIQKKLATMP